In Chondrinema litorale, a single window of DNA contains:
- a CDS encoding ABC transporter permease: MNHKKTIPPKLAQKFLHCFLKEELAEEVEGDLEEQFYSRLEESSLWKTKLNYWYEVINYLRPFSIKNLESPIRPHFAMFNNYFLIGWRSLLKQKVYSLIKIGGFSIGIAACLLIFLFIREDLSYDRYYQNGDRIYRIFRESSFNGESGKGAHFPSPFAAALLEEIPEIEQAGRYNSSYMFGAGSNEVRRADQQESSHEDRITFADQSLLEILQTPFIYGNPKSALADPDGIVITKSKADKYFPDENPIGKILIFNNDDSNQFKVSGVIKDFPSTSHFQFDFLISLAEREFYTGELTNWKNDNYITYIVVKPGTNIVDLEDKFSLLIDKYFLPPRLEAGSQESINWVKSFHFGLQPVKDIHLNVDEVGDNLAHGDIRFIWLFGAIASFILIIACINFINLSTARSANRAREVGLRKVVGSNRSGLVKQFLTESILFSFLAVLLGSLLAALFLPYFNTLLGKSLTFPILEWWFMPILIAGTLIIGIIAGIYPSFYLSSFQPINVLKGNVSRGTQKSTLRSSLVVFQFTVSIILIIGTLIINKQMDYILHKKLGFEKDQVIVIQGTHTLENKLEVFKNELVNLPEVESVSISSFLPVEGFRTNNGGWLKEGMQEDDAVSGQHWSVDRDYIETLGLKIKQGRDFHKEVTTDSQSVIINESLAKQLNFEHPIGEQISDWSGKWIIIGVVEDFHFESMKQAIRPLGMYLKPSVKTVSVKVITAEMPVMIQELESLWKEFSPNQAFRYTFLDLHYEKMYQDVERIGTMFSVFALLAIVVACLGLFALSSFLVEQRAKEISIRLILGASISSIFRLLTHNFVVLVFISILIAVPIALLMMQKWLEDYAYRITIGVDTFLLAGFIAVFIALSTISYQSIKASLVNPVKNLKSE; the protein is encoded by the coding sequence ATGAATCATAAGAAAACCATACCGCCCAAATTGGCTCAAAAGTTTCTTCACTGCTTTCTCAAAGAGGAACTGGCAGAAGAGGTGGAGGGCGATTTGGAAGAACAGTTTTATTCCAGACTAGAAGAAAGTTCTTTATGGAAAACAAAACTGAACTACTGGTATGAAGTGATCAATTATTTAAGACCATTTTCTATTAAAAATTTAGAAAGTCCAATTAGACCTCATTTTGCGATGTTCAATAATTATTTTTTAATAGGTTGGAGAAGTTTATTAAAGCAAAAAGTTTATTCTTTAATTAAAATCGGGGGATTTTCCATTGGTATTGCAGCATGTTTACTCATCTTCCTTTTCATCCGGGAGGATTTGAGTTATGACCGATATTATCAAAATGGCGACCGTATTTATAGGATTTTTCGGGAATCAAGTTTTAATGGAGAATCGGGAAAAGGGGCACATTTTCCCTCCCCATTTGCAGCAGCTTTACTGGAAGAAATTCCTGAAATAGAACAGGCAGGACGATACAACTCTTCATACATGTTCGGTGCTGGGAGCAACGAAGTCAGGAGAGCAGATCAACAAGAAAGTAGCCATGAAGACAGAATTACCTTTGCGGATCAATCCTTACTAGAAATACTGCAAACACCATTTATTTATGGCAATCCCAAAAGTGCATTGGCTGATCCCGATGGCATAGTAATTACTAAAAGCAAAGCTGATAAATATTTTCCAGATGAAAATCCAATTGGTAAAATCCTCATTTTCAATAATGATGATTCCAATCAATTTAAAGTAAGTGGCGTAATTAAAGACTTTCCCTCGACTTCTCATTTTCAATTTGATTTTCTCATTTCGCTTGCTGAGCGTGAGTTTTATACTGGAGAATTAACCAACTGGAAAAATGATAATTACATCACTTACATAGTAGTAAAACCGGGAACTAATATTGTAGATTTAGAAGATAAATTCTCCTTATTAATTGATAAATATTTTCTACCTCCGCGACTAGAGGCTGGCAGCCAAGAGTCTATTAACTGGGTAAAAAGTTTCCATTTTGGTTTGCAGCCAGTAAAAGACATTCACTTAAATGTAGACGAAGTTGGCGATAATTTAGCGCATGGAGACATCCGTTTTATTTGGCTTTTTGGAGCAATTGCATCATTCATATTAATAATAGCCTGTATCAATTTTATTAACCTTTCAACAGCGAGATCTGCTAACAGAGCCAGAGAAGTAGGTTTAAGAAAAGTAGTTGGTTCTAATCGATCTGGTTTGGTTAAACAGTTTTTAACAGAATCAATTTTATTCAGCTTTCTAGCCGTTCTATTAGGAAGTTTATTGGCGGCTTTGTTCCTGCCATATTTTAATACCTTGCTGGGTAAATCGCTTACATTTCCAATATTAGAATGGTGGTTTATGCCAATTCTCATAGCCGGAACCTTAATTATCGGAATTATTGCAGGAATTTATCCTTCCTTTTATCTATCTTCTTTTCAACCGATTAATGTGCTGAAAGGTAATGTAAGTAGGGGAACTCAAAAATCAACATTGAGAAGTTCTTTGGTAGTTTTTCAATTTACTGTTTCTATTATTTTAATTATAGGTACTCTCATCATCAACAAACAGATGGATTATATCCTGCATAAAAAACTTGGATTTGAAAAAGACCAGGTCATTGTTATTCAGGGAACACACACTTTGGAAAACAAACTGGAAGTCTTTAAAAATGAATTGGTGAATTTACCTGAGGTGGAATCGGTTTCCATCAGCAGTTTCCTACCGGTTGAAGGATTCAGAACAAATAATGGAGGATGGTTAAAAGAAGGTATGCAAGAAGATGACGCTGTGAGCGGTCAGCATTGGTCGGTTGATCGAGATTATATAGAAACCTTGGGTTTAAAAATTAAACAAGGGAGAGATTTTCACAAAGAAGTCACCACTGATTCTCAATCAGTTATCATTAATGAATCACTGGCAAAGCAATTAAATTTTGAGCATCCTATAGGAGAACAGATTTCAGATTGGTCTGGCAAATGGATAATTATTGGCGTAGTAGAAGACTTCCATTTTGAATCGATGAAGCAAGCTATTAGACCATTGGGCATGTATTTAAAACCAAGTGTAAAAACTGTTTCTGTAAAAGTTATTACAGCAGAAATGCCTGTTATGATTCAGGAACTCGAAAGTCTCTGGAAAGAATTTTCTCCCAACCAGGCTTTTCGGTACACCTTTCTTGATTTGCATTATGAAAAGATGTATCAGGACGTAGAGCGGATAGGAACGATGTTTAGCGTTTTTGCGCTACTTGCCATAGTAGTTGCTTGTCTGGGCTTATTTGCTTTGTCTTCTTTTCTGGTAGAACAGCGTGCAAAAGAGATAAGCATCCGCTTGATTTTGGGTGCATCGATCAGCAGTATTTTCCGCTTACTCACACACAATTTTGTAGTGTTAGTGTTTATTTCCATTTTAATTGCAGTGCCAATTGCATTATTGATGATGCAAAAATGGCTAGAAGATTATGCTTATCGAATCACTATAGGGGTTGATACTTTTTTACTCGCCGGATTTATTGCCGTATTTATAGCACTGTCAACTATCAGTTACCAATCTATAAAAGCGTCCTTAGTAAATCCGGTTAAGAACCTCAAATCCGAATAA
- a CDS encoding ABC transporter permease, with protein MNRNKNVPPKLANRFLHWFLRENIAEEVAGDLEEQFYHKLKNSSLRKAKLDYWYQVFNYLRPFAIKNLKTSNMSRYALLNSYAKISWRNLLKQKLYSSINIGGLAIGLASFILILLYVEHELTYDHFYGDSDKIHRIVNWQSTMGESDKWAVTPAPLATLLEQEFPEVKKATSISNGEFLLIQENNSFWEKGIWADKNYFEVFNYPLLVGEPKKVLAEPNSIVISETLAAKFFAKENPIGKSIKLKMYSSNYDFMVTGLMPDVPEKSSLKFQFIASLNSRKNYVEALNENLWNNSSYVTFFLLEDGANPKELENKIKVANIPQKFYAYEPEEDEELQYLVEPLLDLHLEQAVSFDVGLKGDKNYIYFYSVLAFLILILACINYMNLAIARSINRAREVGLRKVIGAFKNQIIAQFLGEAVLITLIAFVLSLVLVQLILPLFSALIERPLTLDLLENSLTLPAILLLLLAVGIFSGSYPAFFMSALQPVKVLKGKIDSRSRNSGLQRVLVVLQYTVSISLIISSFVIYQQMEYIQTKELGYNKEHVITIPIKDINLRSKIDVIKNEWTKNPNLLSVAQSSGLPVDVANGRYIDEWDGKQLEASLFINQSSIGVNYLNLFEIDLIAGRNFNLDTKSDYDVGTILNETAVRALGWTPEKAIGKQFIREGNQPDVVVGVVKDFNMHSLHEAINPLMFKLCESKHTGVLSARVKPNQLRETIEFLESTITPHTDYPFEYAFLDDKFDQLYKNDIRLGKTFGFFTILAILIASLGLFGLAAFTTKQRTKEIGIRKVLGASPIKIFSLLAENFLKLIALAFVLSIPLAWYGMEKWLENFAFRIDIEWWMFAITGMSVLFIAYFTIGYQSIKAALLNPVDSLRSE; from the coding sequence GTGAATAGAAATAAAAATGTACCGCCCAAACTAGCAAACAGATTCCTTCACTGGTTTCTAAGGGAAAATATTGCCGAAGAAGTAGCAGGTGACTTAGAAGAGCAGTTTTACCACAAATTAAAAAATAGCTCTTTACGAAAAGCCAAGCTAGATTATTGGTATCAGGTTTTTAATTATCTCAGGCCATTTGCCATCAAAAATTTAAAAACTTCAAATATGAGTCGTTACGCTTTACTCAATAGTTATGCAAAAATAAGTTGGAGAAATTTACTGAAGCAAAAGCTATATTCATCTATCAACATCGGAGGTTTGGCAATAGGTCTGGCGAGTTTTATCCTGATTCTACTATATGTAGAACATGAGCTTACTTACGATCATTTTTATGGCGATTCAGATAAGATTCATCGCATTGTAAACTGGCAGTCTACAATGGGCGAGTCAGATAAATGGGCGGTAACACCTGCACCATTGGCTACTTTACTTGAGCAGGAATTCCCCGAAGTGAAAAAAGCGACAAGTATTTCAAATGGTGAGTTTTTGCTTATACAAGAGAATAATAGTTTTTGGGAAAAGGGCATTTGGGCAGATAAAAACTATTTCGAAGTTTTTAATTATCCACTTTTAGTTGGCGAACCTAAAAAAGTTTTAGCAGAGCCGAATAGCATTGTAATTTCAGAAACATTGGCAGCCAAGTTTTTTGCTAAAGAAAATCCAATTGGCAAGAGCATTAAATTGAAGATGTATTCTTCTAATTACGATTTTATGGTAACAGGTTTAATGCCTGATGTTCCAGAGAAATCTTCATTAAAATTTCAATTTATTGCTAGCCTAAATTCACGTAAAAATTATGTAGAAGCGTTGAATGAAAATTTGTGGAATAATAGTTCTTATGTCACATTTTTTTTATTGGAAGATGGTGCTAACCCAAAGGAACTAGAGAATAAGATAAAAGTAGCAAACATCCCTCAAAAATTTTATGCCTACGAACCTGAAGAAGATGAAGAGTTACAATACCTAGTTGAGCCATTATTAGATTTACATTTAGAGCAAGCAGTTAGTTTCGATGTTGGACTAAAAGGTGATAAAAACTATATCTACTTTTATTCGGTATTGGCTTTTTTAATATTGATTCTTGCTTGCATCAACTACATGAACTTGGCAATAGCACGCTCAATTAATAGAGCCAGAGAAGTTGGATTAAGAAAAGTAATTGGCGCATTTAAGAATCAAATAATAGCACAGTTTTTAGGAGAAGCAGTTCTAATAACACTCATCGCATTTGTATTAAGTTTGGTATTAGTACAATTGATACTACCTTTATTTAGCGCTCTTATAGAGCGGCCACTTACTTTAGATTTGCTAGAAAATTCGCTAACACTACCAGCAATTTTATTACTCTTATTAGCTGTAGGTATTTTTTCTGGAAGTTATCCAGCGTTTTTTATGTCGGCATTGCAGCCTGTAAAAGTTTTAAAAGGCAAAATAGATAGTCGTTCTCGAAACTCAGGCTTGCAGCGAGTTTTAGTAGTATTACAATACACAGTTTCTATTAGTCTAATCATTTCTTCTTTTGTGATATACCAGCAAATGGAATATATACAGACAAAAGAGTTAGGCTATAACAAAGAACACGTCATTACTATACCAATTAAAGATATAAATCTTAGAAGTAAAATAGATGTTATAAAAAATGAATGGACTAAAAACCCCAATCTGCTATCGGTAGCACAATCTTCTGGATTACCAGTTGATGTAGCAAATGGAAGATATATAGACGAATGGGATGGAAAGCAATTAGAAGCTTCACTTTTTATTAATCAGTCTAGTATCGGGGTAAACTATTTAAACCTGTTTGAGATAGACTTAATAGCAGGGCGTAATTTTAACTTGGATACTAAAAGTGATTACGATGTAGGAACCATTCTTAATGAAACTGCTGTACGTGCCTTGGGCTGGACACCAGAAAAAGCAATTGGCAAGCAGTTTATTCGCGAAGGGAATCAACCAGATGTGGTGGTAGGTGTAGTAAAAGATTTCAACATGCATTCGCTCCATGAGGCAATAAATCCATTAATGTTTAAGCTTTGCGAGTCTAAACATACAGGTGTTTTATCAGCCAGAGTAAAGCCAAATCAATTACGAGAAACCATAGAATTTTTAGAAAGCACGATTACACCTCATACCGACTATCCATTTGAGTATGCCTTTCTCGACGATAAATTCGATCAGCTTTACAAAAATGATATAAGATTAGGAAAGACCTTTGGCTTTTTTACCATACTGGCTATTCTAATCGCATCTTTGGGTTTGTTTGGTTTGGCAGCTTTTACAACAAAACAGCGAACCAAAGAGATTGGCATTCGCAAAGTATTAGGCGCTTCACCAATTAAAATATTCTCATTACTAGCAGAAAACTTTTTAAAGCTGATTGCCTTAGCCTTTGTACTTTCCATTCCGCTGGCTTGGTACGGTATGGAAAAGTGGTTAGAAAACTTTGCCTTTAGGATAGATATTGAATGGTGGATGTTTGCCATTACAGGAATGTCTGTACTATTCATTGCCTATTTTACAATTGGCTACCAGTCAATTAAAGCAGCATTATTAAATCCAGTAGACAGTCTTCGATCAGAATAA
- a CDS encoding PadR family transcriptional regulator: protein MRRSDLGEFEEVVLLTVAVLSPEAYSVAVAEELEEQLGRMITTGAVHAALQRLEKKGYLTSKMGEATAERGGRRKRLFSVTVAGSRMIHEVRAIRNRLWGRIGPDSLPEFNMG, encoded by the coding sequence ATGAGAAGAAGTGATTTGGGAGAATTTGAAGAAGTTGTTTTGTTAACAGTAGCTGTTTTAAGTCCAGAGGCTTACAGTGTAGCTGTTGCTGAAGAACTCGAAGAACAACTCGGTAGAATGATTACTACCGGTGCAGTACATGCAGCCCTTCAAAGACTTGAAAAAAAAGGTTATCTCACTTCAAAAATGGGAGAAGCTACTGCCGAAAGAGGCGGTAGAAGAAAAAGACTTTTTTCTGTAACTGTAGCTGGAAGTCGTATGATACACGAAGTACGTGCAATAAGAAATCGATTATGGGGAAGAATTGGTCCAGATTCATTGCCAGAATTTAATATGGGATAA
- a CDS encoding ABC transporter permease, which translates to MNKNRPIPPKLANRFLHWFLREDIAEEVEGDLEEQFYYRLKNRSLRKAKLDYWYQVFNYLRPFAIKHLKTSNMSHYALLQSYFKISWRNLLKQKLYSSINIGGLAIGLASFILILLYVEHELTYDQFYGNSQNIYRVYQKQPGNMFQETDFFAVTPAPLAATLKEEFPEVEHATSISRISSLFSLEDDVFYEDGIWADAHYFDVFNIPLLQGNPEKALSEPNSIVLTESMALKIFSYENPIGKSIHIKNYSIDTDFIVTGLMADLPDKSSIKYQYITSINSRSRYKQAIEESRWNNNSYHTFFTMPTGNDAAQIQQKIREANIPQKYNKDESNTDEYYVSSLADLHLETGINFDIGLKGDKKYVTFFSIIAVLILLLACINYMNLAIARSINRAREVGLRKVIGAIKKQLIAQFLGESLLITILAFVLALALVQLVLPFFGELIERDLSLNLFENPYLLLGSLLLLIFVGIFSGSYPAFYMSSLKPVKVLKGKIDSKTRNSGLQKFLVVGQYTVSITLITACLIIYQQMQFIQNKELGYNKDHVITIDSRNPELTKDVETLEQEWLANPNIQKVAYSSSLPSNVDSSTEIALDEDSEDGVLIYITRVGYDYLDVFGIELLAGRNFSRDIKSDEKEGYILNEKAVKALGWTPEEAIGKQFDYNDDPSIIIGVIKDFHMHSMHLDIQPLMISLTTSGIVGNLSVKVAQENLPETIAHLEKTMKKYSSFPFEYAFLNDKFDQLYKEDMRLGETFGFFTILAVIIASLGLFGLAAFTTQQRTKEIGIRKVLGASPLKIFSLLAENFLKLIAIAFVLSIPLAWYGMEKWLQDFAFRIDIKWWMFALTGLAVFLVAYLTIGYQSLKAALVNPVKSLRSE; encoded by the coding sequence TTGAATAAAAATAGACCTATACCGCCCAAACTAGCAAACAGATTCCTGCACTGGTTTCTAAGAGAAGATATTGCCGAAGAAGTAGAAGGCGATTTGGAAGAGCAGTTTTACTACAGATTAAAAAACAGGTCTTTACGAAAAGCCAAGCTAGATTATTGGTATCAGGTTTTTAATTATCTCAGGCCATTTGCCATCAAACATTTAAAAACATCAAACATGAGTCATTACGCTTTACTTCAAAGCTATTTTAAAATAAGCTGGAGAAATTTACTGAAACAAAAGCTTTATTCTTCTATTAACATTGGAGGTTTGGCAATTGGTCTGGCGAGTTTTATCTTGATTTTACTGTATGTAGAACACGAGCTTACTTACGATCAGTTTTATGGCAACTCCCAAAACATCTATCGGGTTTACCAAAAGCAACCGGGAAATATGTTTCAAGAAACAGACTTTTTTGCAGTAACTCCTGCTCCATTAGCAGCAACTTTAAAAGAGGAGTTTCCAGAGGTGGAGCATGCTACTTCCATTTCAAGAATCAGTTCTTTATTTAGTCTCGAAGATGATGTTTTCTACGAAGATGGCATTTGGGCAGATGCGCATTATTTCGATGTTTTTAATATCCCGCTTCTACAAGGAAACCCAGAAAAAGCATTGTCTGAGCCCAACTCTATAGTGCTTACAGAATCTATGGCACTTAAAATATTTAGCTATGAAAATCCAATTGGCAAGTCTATTCATATTAAAAATTACAGCATAGATACTGATTTTATCGTAACTGGATTAATGGCAGATTTGCCAGATAAGTCTTCTATCAAATATCAATACATTACTAGTATCAACTCTAGGAGTAGATATAAGCAGGCTATAGAGGAAAGCCGCTGGAATAACAACAGCTACCATACCTTTTTTACAATGCCTACAGGTAATGATGCAGCACAAATTCAACAAAAAATTAGAGAGGCTAACATTCCTCAAAAGTATAATAAAGATGAATCTAATACCGACGAATATTATGTAAGCTCATTAGCTGATCTTCATTTAGAAACAGGGATTAACTTCGATATAGGCTTAAAAGGAGATAAAAAGTATGTCACGTTCTTTTCTATAATTGCTGTATTAATTCTGTTGTTGGCTTGTATCAATTACATGAATTTAGCCATTGCCCGCTCAATTAATCGAGCACGCGAAGTAGGATTGAGAAAAGTAATTGGTGCTATTAAAAAACAACTTATCGCACAGTTTTTAGGCGAGTCTCTGCTCATCACGATCTTAGCTTTTGTACTTGCTTTAGCATTGGTTCAATTAGTTCTTCCATTTTTTGGAGAGTTAATAGAAAGAGATTTATCACTCAATTTATTCGAAAATCCTTATTTGTTATTAGGCTCTTTACTGCTGTTAATTTTTGTTGGTATTTTTTCTGGAAGTTATCCGGCATTTTACATGTCGTCATTAAAGCCAGTAAAAGTATTAAAGGGCAAAATCGATAGTAAAACAAGAAACTCAGGTTTGCAAAAGTTTTTGGTAGTTGGTCAATATACAGTTTCAATCACATTAATTACTGCTTGTCTTATTATTTACCAACAAATGCAGTTTATCCAAAACAAAGAGTTGGGTTACAACAAAGATCATGTAATTACCATTGACTCTCGAAATCCAGAATTGACAAAAGATGTTGAAACATTGGAGCAAGAATGGTTGGCTAACCCCAATATACAAAAAGTAGCTTACTCAAGCAGTCTACCTAGCAATGTTGATTCGAGCACAGAGATCGCATTAGATGAAGATAGTGAAGATGGTGTTTTGATTTATATTACCAGAGTAGGATACGATTATCTGGATGTATTTGGTATTGAACTCTTGGCAGGCAGAAACTTTTCGAGAGATATTAAAAGTGATGAGAAAGAAGGTTATATCTTGAACGAGAAAGCAGTAAAAGCATTAGGCTGGACACCAGAAGAAGCAATAGGAAAACAATTCGATTACAATGACGATCCTTCTATAATTATTGGTGTGATAAAAGATTTTCATATGCACTCCATGCATCTTGATATTCAGCCTTTAATGATTTCTTTAACTACTTCAGGAATAGTTGGAAATTTGTCAGTGAAGGTTGCTCAAGAAAATTTACCAGAAACCATTGCTCATTTAGAGAAAACCATGAAGAAGTATTCATCTTTTCCATTTGAATATGCTTTTTTGAATGATAAGTTCGATCAACTCTATAAAGAAGATATGAGATTGGGAGAAACATTCGGCTTTTTTACGATACTCGCAGTTATTATTGCTTCATTGGGTTTGTTTGGATTGGCTGCGTTTACCACACAACAACGCACAAAAGAAATCGGAATTCGCAAAGTGTTAGGAGCATCACCTTTAAAAATCTTCTCATTATTGGCAGAAAACTTCTTGAAATTGATCGCCATAGCTTTTGTCCTTTCTATTCCTTTGGCTTGGTATGGCATGGAAAAATGGCTGCAAGATTTTGCCTTTAGAATAGATATAAAATGGTGGATGTTTGCCTTAACAGGTTTGGCTGTATTCTTAGTAGCTTATTTAACTATTGGTTATCAGTCTTTAAAAGCAGCATTGGTAAATCCAGTGAAAAGTCTGCGCTCAGAATAA
- a CDS encoding ABC transporter permease, producing MKYKKTIPPKLAQKFLRCFLKDELAEEVEGDLEEQFYSRLEESVLWKAKLNYWYEVINYLRPFALRFFKTSNINFLAMFRHNLLISFRNFKRYKSSFLINLTGLSTGLACVFLIYLWVNDELKFDKFHEKDAQIFMVLEHRVQSGKKVLFWSTSGPTADALKEEFPEIIAATTDKNGGNATLTIGEKNVQASGHYVGQDFFKIFSFPLLQGDADQVLADKNSIVISDELAMRIFGTTENVVGKTIEWQHEREFQVSGVFEKMPLNSSIQKDFVLSFEMYQENNEWVTNWMNTSPNAYVLLQEGTDVEQLNEKLANFVQQKTNNEVTHRTMFVAKFSDLYLYGNYENGVQAGGRIEYVKLFSIVAAFILLIACINFMNLSTARASRRMKEVGIKKTVGAKRGSLIFQYLSESLSISFLALVVAFVLVNLLLPQFNEITGKKLAIDYSPAILLTAFGITAVTGILAGSYPAIYLSSFNPGVVLKGKLNRSVGELWTRKGLVVIQFVLSVVLIVSVLVVYKQIEYVQNKNLGYNKENIIYFRDLSKDESNLESFISELKDIPGVKNATSIGHSLSGHDSGTYGIEWEGRDPNDKTEFENVAVNYDAIELIGVEMKEGRTFSREFSTDTAKIIFNEKAIEYMGFTDNPIGKVIKLWGLDREIIGVAKDFHFESLREEIKPLFFRLRPLSTWNIMVKVQGGSEQEVISNLANISEKFYPGFPFDYKFLDDQYQSMYEAEKRVAKLSRYFAGLAVIISCLGLFGLSAFTAERRIKEIGIRKVLGANVFSIVYLLSIDFTKMVLTAIIIALPISYFVAAEWLQNFEFSVGLEWWYFAGAGIVALLIAWFTVGIQTLKAAGMNPVKSLKSE from the coding sequence ATGAAATATAAAAAAACCATACCGCCCAAATTGGCTCAAAAGTTTCTTCGCTGCTTTCTTAAAGATGAACTGGCAGAAGAGGTGGAGGGCGATTTGGAAGAACAGTTTTATTCCAGACTAGAAGAAAGCGTTTTATGGAAAGCAAAACTGAACTACTGGTATGAAGTGATCAATTATTTAAGACCATTCGCACTTCGGTTTTTCAAAACATCAAACATTAATTTTTTGGCTATGTTCAGACACAACTTACTTATTTCCTTTAGGAATTTTAAGCGATATAAAAGTTCATTTTTGATCAATCTTACTGGTTTATCTACTGGGTTGGCTTGTGTGTTTTTAATTTATTTATGGGTAAATGATGAACTAAAGTTTGATAAATTTCACGAAAAAGATGCACAGATATTTATGGTCTTAGAACATCGTGTACAGTCTGGCAAAAAGGTATTATTTTGGTCTACTTCGGGGCCAACAGCAGATGCGTTAAAAGAAGAATTTCCAGAAATAATTGCAGCCACTACAGATAAAAATGGTGGTAATGCTACGCTTACTATCGGAGAAAAAAACGTGCAAGCAAGTGGTCATTATGTTGGGCAAGACTTTTTCAAAATCTTTTCATTTCCATTACTCCAAGGGGATGCAGATCAAGTACTTGCTGATAAAAACTCTATAGTTATTTCGGATGAGTTGGCAATGAGAATCTTTGGAACAACAGAAAATGTAGTTGGCAAAACCATTGAATGGCAACATGAGAGAGAATTTCAAGTTTCTGGTGTATTTGAGAAAATGCCACTAAACTCATCCATACAAAAAGATTTTGTACTCTCTTTTGAAATGTACCAAGAAAACAATGAGTGGGTAACCAACTGGATGAATACAAGCCCGAATGCTTATGTTTTACTACAAGAGGGAACAGATGTAGAGCAGTTAAATGAGAAACTAGCCAATTTTGTTCAGCAAAAAACTAATAACGAAGTAACTCACAGAACCATGTTTGTTGCTAAGTTTTCAGATTTGTACCTCTATGGAAATTACGAAAACGGCGTGCAAGCAGGTGGAAGAATAGAATATGTAAAACTGTTTTCCATAGTAGCTGCATTCATTCTACTCATTGCCTGTATCAACTTTATGAATCTTTCCACCGCCAGAGCATCCAGAAGGATGAAAGAAGTGGGCATTAAGAAAACGGTGGGAGCTAAGAGAGGTTCTTTAATATTCCAATATTTATCTGAGTCTTTGTCTATTTCCTTTTTGGCATTGGTTGTTGCTTTTGTATTGGTCAATTTATTACTGCCTCAGTTTAATGAAATTACAGGAAAAAAATTAGCGATAGACTACAGCCCAGCTATTCTTTTAACAGCTTTTGGTATTACAGCAGTTACAGGCATTTTGGCAGGTAGCTATCCTGCAATTTACTTATCGAGTTTTAATCCGGGAGTAGTTTTAAAAGGGAAATTGAATAGGTCTGTAGGTGAGCTTTGGACACGAAAAGGTTTGGTAGTGATTCAGTTTGTACTTTCTGTAGTGCTTATAGTTTCTGTTTTGGTGGTCTATAAACAAATAGAATATGTGCAGAATAAAAACTTAGGCTATAACAAAGAAAACATCATCTATTTTAGAGATTTAAGTAAAGATGAAAGTAATCTAGAATCTTTTATTTCTGAGCTCAAAGATATACCCGGTGTAAAAAACGCTACAAGTATTGGGCATTCGTTGAGTGGCCACGATAGCGGAACTTATGGCATTGAATGGGAAGGTAGAGACCCGAATGATAAAACCGAGTTTGAGAATGTAGCTGTGAATTACGATGCCATTGAGTTAATAGGTGTGGAGATGAAAGAAGGTAGGACATTTTCAAGAGAATTTAGCACAGATACAGCCAAGATTATTTTTAATGAAAAGGCGATAGAATATATGGGCTTTACTGATAACCCAATTGGCAAAGTGATCAAACTTTGGGGATTAGACAGAGAGATTATTGGAGTGGCAAAAGATTTCCATTTCGAATCGCTAAGAGAAGAAATTAAACCTTTGTTTTTCAGATTAAGGCCTTTATCTACTTGGAATATTATGGTAAAAGTGCAAGGTGGTAGCGAGCAGGAAGTGATTAGTAATTTGGCAAATATATCAGAAAAGTTTTATCCCGGTTTCCCATTCGATTATAAATTCTTAGATGACCAGTATCAATCGATGTATGAAGCAGAAAAGAGAGTCGCAAAACTTTCGCGCTACTTTGCCGGACTGGCAGTAATTATTTCTTGTCTGGGATTATTCGGTTTGTCTGCTTTTACCGCAGAGCGAAGAATTAAAGAAATTGGTATTCGAAAAGTGTTAGGCGCCAATGTATTTAGCATTGTTTACTTGCTCTCTATCGATTTTACTAAAATGGTTTTAACAGCTATTATTATAGCATTGCCCATTAGCTATTTTGTTGCAGCGGAATGGTTACAAAATTTCGAGTTTAGTGTAGGTTTAGAATGGTGGTATTTTGCCGGTGCCGGAATTGTCGCATTGTTAATTGCTTGGTTTACGGTAGGTATTCAAACACTAAAAGCAGCAGGAATGAATCCGGTAAAAAGTCTGAAAAGTGAATAA